One window of Drosophila busckii strain San Diego stock center, stock number 13000-0081.31 chromosome 3L, ASM1175060v1, whole genome shotgun sequence genomic DNA carries:
- the LOC108600797 gene encoding protein trachealess isoform X5 — MLPYQAVAMDYAGYQRQQTPGHPGGHMVSSLGMPAVPFTHSWMVPTQDLCGMPYNKMPNQHQPGVPGMQQQPIEPGILELRKEKSRDAARSRRGKENYEFYELAKMLPLPAAITSQLDKASIIRLTISYLKLRDFSGHGDPPWTREASSSSKLKSAAIRRSPAVDLFEQHQGTHILQSLDGFALAVAADGRFLYISETVSIYLGLSQVEMTGSSIFDYIHQADHAEIADQLGLSLTSGTSGAGSGSGSGAAGLASPTSGASDDGSGTHGTNNPDVAASMTQASTSGYKGYDRSFCVRMKSTLTKRGCHFKSSGYRVVLLLCKLRPQYTFSHTRKSQPPLLGMVALAIALPPPSVHEIRLECDMFVTRVNFDLRVAHCEPRVSDLLDYTPEDLVNKSLYSLCHAEDANRLRKSHSDLIEKGQVLTGYYRLMNKSGGYTWLQTCATVVCSTKNADEQNIICVNYVISNRENENLILDCCQLEPSVDSIKNEEGLGNDKSSGSGSPGGDANTDGNPHLSGDMKLGLNSPKTDGDGHSQRGRGRSANATHGNQLNSLALIKDSPTPLGVEVDGVMPTTVATPVPTPTPSSSSTKRKRKSKAAQQAEEQAEQQQQPLSKLPSMEARDGAQPRSRLPSIVDEQPAADSAVKDLEHAMSKHLPSPTANNNNQPSTDFSADALIKQQQQQQQEQHDLNEKSSTIQWIGTPYQQPPPMPATALLRQIYANRESVIRATARQTPTGAGVFYGEQQGGPLPTPPGSESSYENQYLQLHSAAAAGGQKSVSSADAFTNLVSTYGGYHSSIDYHNAMTPPSSVSPRDSNNSVKAPPNAAPPGLVVSSNGGYDYADPLRGQYATPVDGSAPTALPLKPQAYSAAMHPHAGHAATTTEGGVTYSNLDQPQYFAPHSSFHLYHKGSPASGWYSTPS; from the exons ATGTTGCCCTATCAGGCCGTGGCCATGGACTACGCCGGCTACCAGCGACAGCAAACGCCAGGACACCCAGGCGGCCATATGGTCAGCTCGCTGGGCATGCCCGCGGTGCCATTCACACACTCCTGGATGGTGCCCACGCAGGATCTCTGCGGCATGCCCtacaacaaaatgccaaatcAACATCAGCCCGGAGTTCcgggcatgcaacagcaacccATCGAGCCAGG CATCCTGGAGCTGCGCAAGGAGAAGTCTCGGGACGCTGCGCGCTCGCGACGCGGCAAGGAGAACTACGAGTTCTATGAGCTGGCCAagatgctgccgctgccggcgGCCATCACCAGCCAGCTGGACAAAGCCTCCATTATAAGACTGACCATAAGCTATTTGAAATTGAGAGACTTTTCCGGACACGGCGATCCTCCATGGACGCGAGAGgcgtccagcagcagcaaacttaaaa GTGCAGCCATTCGACGCAGTCCCGCTGTTGATTTGTTCGAGCAACATCAGGGCACCCACATCTTGCAG TCGCTGGACGGTTTCGCTTTGGCTGTGGCAGCGGATGGCCGCTTCCTGTATATATCGGAAACGGTGTCCATCTATTTGGGCCTGTCGCAGGTGGAGATGACGGGCAGCAGCATATTCGATTATATACACCAGGCGGATCATGCGGAAATCGCCGATCAGCTGGGACTGAGCTTGACGAGCGGCACCAGCGGTGcgggcagtggcagcggcagcggcgccgcTGGGCTCGCATCGCCCACATCGGGCGCTTCCGATGATGGCAGCGGCACACATGGTACGAACAATCCTGATG ttgctgcttccATGACGCAGGCATCGACGAGTGGCTACAAGGGCTACGATCGCAGCTTCTGTGTGCGCATGAAGTCCACGCTGACTAAACGTGGCTGTCACTTCAAATCCTCCGGCTATCGG gttgtgctgctgctttgcaagCTGCGACCCCAGTACACTTTCTCGCATACGCGTAAATCGCAGCCGCCTCTGCTGGGCATGGTCGCCTTAGCAATTGCATTGCCGCCCCCCTCGGTGCATGAAATTCGCCTGGAGTGCGACATGTTTGTCACACGCGTCAACTTTGACCTGCGCGTTGCCCACTGTGAGCCAAG AGTGTCCGATCTGCTTGACTATACGCCCGAGGATCTGGTCAACAAAAGTTTGTACTCACTGTGCCATGCCGAGGACGCTAATCGCCTGCGCAAAAGTCACTCAGATt TAATTGAAAAGGGACAGGTGCTTACCGGCTACTATCGACTGATGAACAAGAGTGGCGGCTACACTTGGCTACAAACCTGCGCTACTGTTGTCTGCAGCACCAAGAATGCCGACGAGCAGAATATTATTTGCGTCAACTACGTTATAAG CAATCGTGAGAACGAGAATCTCATTCTGGATTGCTGTCAGCTGGAGCCCAGCGTGGACAGCATTAAGAACGAGGAAGGTCTGGGCAATGAcaagagcagcggcagcggttCGCCTGGCGGCGATGCCAACACTGATGGCAATCCGCATCTCAGTGGCGACATGAAGCTGGGACTCAATTCACCCAAGACAGATGGCGACGGACATTCGCAACGTGGACGCGGACGCAGCGCCAATGCCACGCATGGTAATCAGCTGAACAGTCTGGCGCTGATTAAGGACAGTCCAACGCCACTGGGCGTGGAGGTGGATGGCGTGATGCCAACGACTGTGGCCACGCCCGTGCCTACGCctacgcccagcagcagcagcacgaagCGGAAGCGCAAGAGCaaggcagcgcagcaggcaGAGGAGCAGgcggagcaacagcagcagccgctgagCAAGTTGCCCAGCATGGAGGCTAGAGATGGCGCTCAGCCGCGTAGCCGCCTGCCCTCGATAGTGGATGAGCAGCCTGCCGCTGATTCGGCTGTCAAGGATCTGGAGCACGCCATGTCCAAGCATCTGCCCTCGCccacagccaacaacaacaatcagcccAGCACGGACTTTAGCGCCGATGCGCTcatcaagcagcaacagcagcagcagcaggagcaacatgATCTGAACGAGAAGAGCAGCACCATCCAATGGATTGGCACGCCCTATCAGCAGCCACCGCCTATGCCGGCcacagcgctgctgcgtcAGATCTACGCGAATCGCGAGAGCGTCATACGCGCCACAGCGCGTCAGACTCCAACGGGCGCGGGAGTTTTCTATGGCGAGCAGCAGGGCGGACCGCTGCCCACGCCGCCTGGCAGCGAATCCAGCTATGAAAATCAATATCTGCAGCTGCActcggcggcagcagcgggtGGCCAGAAGAGCGTCAGCTCAGCGGACGCCTTCACCAATCTGGTGTCTACCTATGGCGGCTATCACAGCTCCATTGACTACCACAATGCCATGACGCCGCCCAGCTCCGTCTCGCCGCGCGACAGCAACAATTCGGTAAAGGCGCCGCCCAATGCTGCGCCGCCTGGTCTGGTGGTCAGCAGCAATGGTGGCTACGACTACGCTGATCCACTGCGTGGACAATATGCCACGCCTGTGGATGGCTCAGCGCCCACAGCGCTGCCGCTTAAGCCGCAAGCCTATTCGGCTGCAATGCATCCGCATGCTGGACatgccgccaccaccaccgagGGCGGCGTCACCTACAGCAATCTCGACCAGCCGCAGTACTTTGCGCCGCACTCGAGCTTCCATCTGTACCACAAGGGCAGCCCCGCCAGCGGCTGGTACTCCACTCCCTCCTAG